A region from the Vicia villosa cultivar HV-30 ecotype Madison, WI linkage group LG3, Vvil1.0, whole genome shotgun sequence genome encodes:
- the LOC131661127 gene encoding cell wall / vacuolar inhibitor of fructosidase 2, whose protein sequence is MASKINFSHFLLLLLFLAHYTFVNGDTTLIKSTCKNTKYYNLCFSSLKSNPTSPNADTKGLALIMLGIGMTNATSTSSYLSSKSLTPTYNTTLQRVLKECADKYSYAGDSLQASVQDLADEEYDYAYIHITAAKDYPNACHNAFKRAPDLVYPSELARREKGLKHICDVAMGIIDNLINL, encoded by the coding sequence ATGGCTTCTAAGATCAACTTCTCACAttttctcctcctcctcctcttcttAGCACACTATACATTTGTGAATGGAGACACCACTTTAATCAAAAGCACTTGCAAGAACACCAAGTACTACAACCTATGTTTCTCTTCTCTCAAATCCAACCCTACCAGTCCAAACGCAGACACAAAGGGCTTAGCTTTGATCATGCTTGGaattggaatgacaaatgccactTCCACTTCTTCATACTTGTCTTCCAAATCTCTCACACCTACCTACAACACTACCTTACAAAGAGTCCTCAAAGAGTGTGCAGATAAGTACTCTTATGCTGGTGATTCTCTCCAAGCCTCAGTGCAAGATTTGGCTGATGAAGAATATGATTATGCTTACATACACATCACTGCAGCTAAAGATTATCCAAATGCTTGTCATAATGCATTCAAAAGGGCTCCTgatttggtttacccttctgaGCTTGCTAGGAGAGAAAAAGGTTTGAAGCATATATGTGATGTGGCTATGGGGATCATTGATAATCTCATTAATTTGTAG